From Camelina sativa cultivar DH55 chromosome 7, Cs, whole genome shotgun sequence, one genomic window encodes:
- the LOC104700211 gene encoding membrane metalloprotease ARASP, chloroplastic: MLLNITSSPISHRNPHFLSNFNNPISYFPRRSKTHLSKSHLFPNLSPLPNQSLKNRVLFGNKKYPDGGERNDFRARAISGIDLGSFESVLEAIAVLTTIIVVHESGHFLAASLQGIHVSKFAIGFGPILAKFDYNNVEYSLRAFPLGGFVGFPDNDPDSEIPIDDENLLKNRPTLDRSIVVSAGIIANVIFAYAIIFVQVLSVGLPVQEAFPGVLVPEVKTFSAASRDGLLSGDVILAVDGTELSRTGPDAVSKIVDIVKRNPKSDVVFRIERGNQDFDIRVTPDKNFDGTGKIGVQLSPNVRITKVRPRNVPETFRFVGKEFMGLSSNVLDGLKQTFFNFSQTASKVSGPVAIIAVGAEVARSNIDGLYQFAALLNINLAVINLLPLPALDGGTLALILLEAVRGGRKLPVEVEQGIMSSGIMLVIFLGLFLIVKDTLSLDFIKEML, from the coding sequence ATGCTATTAAACATaacttcttctccaatctcTCATCGTAACCCTCACTTCCTCTCCAATTTCAACAACCCCATCTCTTATTTCCCTCGACGATCCAAAACccatctctcaaaatctcatcTTTTCCCAAATCTCTCTCCTTTACCCAACCAGAGTCTCAAAAACAGAGTCTTGTTCGGAAACAAGAAGTACCCAGATGGAGGAGAAAGGAATGATTTTAGGGCGAGAGCAATCTCTGGGATTGATTTGGGAAGCTTCGAATCTGTTCTTGAAGCTATCGCTGTTCTCACAACGATCATCGTCGTCCATGAGTCAGGTCATTTCCTTGCGGCTTCTCTTCAAGGGATCCATGTGAGTAAATTCGCAATTGGGTTTGGTCCTATTCTAGCTAAGTTCGATTACAACAATGTTGAGTACTCTCTTAGGGCTTTTCCTCTAGGTGGCTTTGTTGGTTTCCCTGATAATGATCCGGACAGTGAGATTCCCATTGACGATGAGAATCTTCTTAAGAACAGACCAACTCTGGATAGATCTATTGTAGTCTCAGCTGGAATCATCGCAAATGTGATCTTTGCTTACGCTATCATCTTTGTTCAAGTGTTATCTGTTGGTTTGCCTGTACAAGAAGCGTTTCCTGGTGTTCTTGTTCCTGAAGTTAAGACCTTTTCTGCTGCTTCTCGTGATGGGTTGCTTTCAGGGGATGTGATCCTCGCTGTGGATGGTACTGAACTGTCTAGAACAGGACCTGACGCTGTTTCTAAGATTGTTGACATTGTTAAAAGAAACCCTAAGAGTGATGTGGTGTTTAGAATCGAAAGAGGGAATCAAGATTTCGATATTAGGGTTACACCGGATAAGAACTTTGATGGGACGGGGAAGATCGGTGTTCAGTTGTCTCCAAATGTTAGGATCACTAAGGTGAGACCGAGGAATGTTCCGGAGACATTTAGATTTGTGGGAAAAGAGTTTATGGGGCTATCCTCTAATGTGTTGGACGGTCTAAAACAAACGTTCTTCAACTTCTCTCAAACAGCAAGTAAAGTATCAGGTCCTGTGGCGATCATTGCAGTGGGAGCAGAAGTGGCGAGATCAAACATTGATGGGCTTTACCAGTTTGCAGCGTTGCTGAATATTAACCTTGCGGTGATCAATCTCTTACCATTACCGGCTCTTGATGGTGGAACATTGGCATTGATATTGTTGGAAGCGGTTAGAGGAGGGAGGAAGCTTCCGGTAGAGGTGGAACAAGGGATAATGTCTTCAGGGATCATGCTTGTGATATTCCTTGGATTGTTTCTCATCGTTAAGGACACACTTAGCCTTGATTTCATCAAAGAAATGTTGTAG
- the LOC104700208 gene encoding mitogen-activated protein kinase kinase kinase ANP1-like, producing the protein MEWTRGRTLGRGSTATVYAATFHNSEEVLAVKSSELHRSEFLKREARILSSLDSPYVIGYRGSETKRESNGVVTYNLLMEYAPYGTLTEAAAKNGGGLDETRVVKYTREILRGLEYIHSEGIAHCDVKGSNVVLAEKGEAKIADFGCAKRVDPEFELMVMGTPAFMAPEVARGEKQGKESDVWAVGCTVIEMLTGSPPWTEARDDPLSVLYRVGYSGETPELPCLLAEDAKDFLEKCLKREAKERWTATQLLNHPFLITKPDIEQDLVSGLVSSSPTSVTDQTFWRSVEEEEEEETEELQKGSRDLDRLSLWGCYSERIGQLRCVGGLDGPRCDMEGGDWITVRARCEGTMISGSHEELIINY; encoded by the coding sequence ATGGAATGGACTAGAGGAAGAACCCTAGGCCGAGGCTCTACAGCCACCGTCTACGCCGCCACTTTTCACAACTCAGAAGAAGTCCTCGCCGTTAAATCCTCCGAGCTTCACCGATCAGAGTTCTTGAAAAGAGAAGCTAGGATCCTCTCGTCGTTGGATTCTCCTTACGTGATCGGATACAGAGGATCAGAAACCAAGAGGGAGTCAAACGGCGTCGTTACGTATAACCTTCTGATGGAGTACGCACCGTACGGTACGTTGACCGAGGCGGCGGCCAAAAACGGAGGGGGACTCGACGAGACTCGTGTCGTGAAGTACACGCGCGAGATACTAAGAGGGTTGGAGTATATACACTCCGAGGGGATTGCACATTGCGATGTAAAGGGGAGTAACGTCGTTCTTGCTGAGAAAGGTGAGGCTAAGATTGCGGATTTCGGGTGTGCGAAACGGGTTGACCCGGAATTCGAGCTGATGGTTATGGGAACGCCGGCGTTTATGGCTCCGGAGGTGGCGCGTGGGGAGAAACAGGGGAAAGAGAGTGATGTTTGGGCGGTTGGATGCACGGTGATAGAGATGCTTACCGGGTCTCCACCGTGGACGGAGGCGAGGGATGATCCGCTTTCGGTTCTTTATcgggttgggtattcgggtGAGACTCCGGAGCTTCCTTGTTTGCTTGCGGAAGACGCAAAGGATTTTTTGGAAAAGTGTTTGAAGAGGGAAGCAAAGGAGAGATGGACAGCGACACAACTCCTAAACCATCCGTTTCTGATAACTAAACCGGACATTGAACAGGATTTGGTTTCCGGTTTGGTTTCAAGCTCACCGACAAGTGTGACAGATCAAACGTTTTGGAGATcagtggaggaagaggaggaagaagaaacagaggaattaCAGAAGGGTTCGAGAGATCTAGACCGTTTAAGCTTGTGGGGTTGTTACTCGGAGAGAATCGGACAGCTGAGATGTGTTGGTGGGTTGGATGGACCCAGATGTGATATGGAGGGTGGGGATTGGATTACGGTGAGAGCGAGATGTGAAGGAACAATGATTAGTGGGTCACATGAGGAATTGATTATTAATTACTAG
- the LOC104700214 gene encoding ent-kaurenoic acid oxidase 2-like, protein MTETGFILMFFXLFPLVVLGLFVLKWVLKRVNVWIYESKLGEKKHYLPPGDLGWPVIGNMWSFLRAFKTSDPESFIRSYNTRYGRTGIYKAHMFGYPCVLVTTPETCRRVLTDDDAFHIGWPKSTMKLIGRRSFIGISFEEHKRLRRLTSAPVNGTEALSVYIQFIEETVITDLEKWSNMGEIEFLSHVRKLTFKIIMHIFLSSESEHVMDALEREYTNLNYGVRAMGINLPGFAYHRALKARKKLVAVFQSIVTNRRNQREQNVSSRRKDMLDNLIDVEDENGRTLDDEEIIDILLMYLNAGHESSGHLIMWSTILLQEHPEILQKAKEEQERILRKRAPGQKLTLKETREMEYLSQVIDETLRVITFSLTAFREAKSDLQINGYIIPKGWKVLTWFRDVHLDPEIYPDPKKFDPSRWKGYTPKAGTFLPFGLGSHLCPGNDLAKLEISIFLHHFLLKYRVERSNPGCPVMFLPHNRPKDNCLARITKTTA, encoded by the exons ATGACGGAAACGGGTTTCATTCTCATGTTCTTTNTGTTGTTCCCTTTGGTAGTATTgggattgtttgttttgaaatgGGTGTTGAAGAGAGTGAATGTTTGGATTTATGAGTCCAAACTTGGAGAGAAAAAACACTATCTGCCACCAGGAGATTTGGGATGGCCTGTCATAGGCAACATGTGGTCCTTTCTTAGAGCTTTCAAAACATCTGATCCTGAATCCTTCATTCGATCCTACAACACAAg GTATGGGCGTACCGGTATATATAAAGCACACATGTTTGGGTACCCATGTGTACTAGTAACAACACCAGAGACTTGTCGACGAGTACTAACAGATGATGATGCCTTCCACATAGGTTGGCCAAAATCCACCATGAAACTCATTGGCAGGAGGTCCTTTATCGGTATCTCTTTTGAAGAACACAAGCGGCTCAGGCGTTTGACTTCTGCTCCTGTCAATGGCACTGAAGCTCTCTCTGTCTACATACAGTTCATTGAAGAAACTGTTATTACTGATCTAGAAAAATGGTCCAATATGGGAGAAATCGAGTTCTTATCTCATGTGCGTAAGCTTACATTTAAGATCATTATGCACATATTTCTCAGCAGTGAGAGTGAGCATGTCATGGATGCATTGGAACGGGAATATACCAACCTTAACTATGGAGTTCGAGCTATGGGTATTAATCTTCCTGGTTTTGCCTATCATAGAGCTTTGAAG GCAAGGAAGAAACTTGTAGCTGTCTTTCAGTCCATCGTGACTAATCGAAGAAACCAAAGGGAGCAGAACGTTTCATCCAGGAGAAAAGACATGTTAGATAATCTAATAGATGTTGAAGATGAAAACGGAAGAACTTTAGATGACGAGGAgattattgatattttgttgATGTATCTTAATGCGGGTCATGAATCCTCTGGACACCTCATTATGTGGTCTACCATTTTGCTGCAAGAACACCCTGAGATTCTACAAAAGGCAAAG GAAGAACAAGAGAGGATCTTGAGAAAGAGAGCGCCAGGTCAGAAGTTGACACTAAAAGAGACGCGTGAAATGGAGTATCTTTCTCAG GTTATTGATGAGACACTTCGAGTAATAACATTTTCTCTGACGGCCTTCCGGGAAGCGAAAAGTGATCTCCAAATAAACG gCTATATCATACCAAAAGGCTGGAAGGTTCTGACTTGGTTTAGGGACGTTCATTTGGACCCTGAGATCTACCCGGATCCAAAGAAATTTGATCCTTCAAGATGGAAG GGATACACACCAAAAGCAGGCACATTCCTTCCTTTTGGTTTAGGAAGCCATCTTTGCCCTGGAAACGATCTTGCCAAGCTCGAGATTTCcatctttcttcatcattttctcCTCAAATACCg TGTGGAACGGAGCAATCCCGGGTGTCCGGTGATGTTCTTGCCTCACAATAGACCCAAAGATAATTGCTTAGCAAGAATCACCAAAACGACGGCGTAA
- the LOC104704271 gene encoding nitrile-specifier protein 2-like, with product MQGSKTLDAFNVADQKWIKLPTPGDSCTERGGAGLVVVQGKIWVLYGFNWDECDDIHCFDVNLKEWTKVATTGEKPSPRSVFAAAAVGKYVIVVGGEIEMDPQAHVGPGKLCGKAFLLNTETLEWKKLEDGGEETRPGPRGWCASTAATINGKKGMLMFGGKAPTNDRCDDLYFYAVNNNQLDDLINVCEGIL from the coding sequence ATGCAAGGCTCAAAGACGCTAGACGCGTTTAACGTTGCTGATCAGAAGTGGATTAAGCTACCAACTCCGGGTGATTCTTGCACAGAAAGAGGAGGAGCGGGTCTCGTAGTGGTTCAAGGGAAGATATGGGTGCTTTACGGGTTTAATTGGGACGAGTGTGATGATATTCATTGCTTTGATGTGAACCTGAAGGAGTGGACGAAAGTGGCGACTACTGGAGAGAAGCCTTCACCGAGGAGCGTTTTCGCTGCAGCTGCTGTGGGGAAATATGTTATAGTAGTTGGAGGTGAGATTGAGATGGATCCTCAGGCTCATGTTGGTCCTGGGAAATTGTGTGGTAAAGCTTTCTTGTTGAACACGGAAACGTTGGAGTGGAAGAAACTGGAAGATGGAGGAGAGGAGACGCGACCAGGACCGCGTGGTTGGTGTGCATCGACGGCTGCGACAATCAATGGGAAAAAAGGGATGCTGATGTTTGGTGGGAAGGCTCCCACAAACGACCGGTGTGATGATCTCTACTTCTACGCAGTGAATAATAATCAGCTTGATGACCTCATCAATGTGTGTGAAGGAATACTGTGA
- the LOC104700209 gene encoding uncharacterized protein LOC104700209 — protein sequence MMIHQALALPRPIPTRGFGSNGGGVFVHQCRTKNARVALCASSDDQIASSKSIKTRKVVEHVCLLKAKEDLSEEQEKDMLDYLYTTQYQMRGIVAISVGCIGDRSNEDYTHALFMRFQKKEDLDKFYENPLFLKVLNERVTPFCHGLTNLDYESEVEDDILAIFRKGEEYNYGEEFVLVVTFAKNASNKNIKDAMDTFAQLALSVPSLIVQSSQGSNFNDSSKEFTHAAVVRFRSFDAMEMFIEGREYKDMWRSQFEPFIEKAVALHFSVDPVGTDVM from the exons ATGATGATCCACCAAGCTTTAGCTCTCCCTCGTCCAATTCCCACCAGAG GATTTGGGTCTAATGGTGGAGGTGTGTTTGTGCATCAATGCCGAACAAAGAACGCCAGAGTTGCATTATGCGCTTCTTCTGATGATCAAATTGCTAGTTCCAAGTCGATTAAGACAAG GAAAGTAGTGGAGCATGTGTGTTTACTCAAAGCAAAAGAGGATTTATCTGAGGAACAAGAAAAAGATATGCTTGATTATCTTTACACGACTCAATATCAAATGAGAGGCATTGTTGCTATATCTGTAG GTTGTATTGGTGATAGAAGCAATGAAGATTACACGCACGCTCTCTTCATGCGATTTCAGAAGAAGGAAGACCTTGACAAGTTCTATGAGAACCCTCTCTTCTTGAAAGTTCTCAATGAACGTGTAACACCATTCTGCCAT GGGCTAACTAATCTGGACTATGAATCAGAGGTCGAAGATGACATCCTTGCAATATTTCGAAAGGGCGAG GAGTACAACTATGGCGAAGAGTTTGTTCTTGTGGTTACTTTTGCTAAGAACGCTTCCAACAAGAACATCAAAGATGCAATGGACACTTTTGCGCAGCTAGCTTTATCTGTTCCATCATTAATTGTCCAGTCCTCACAAG GTTCAAACTTTAACGACAGCAGTAAGGAGTTTACGCATGCAGCAGTAGTTCGATTCCGTTCAT TTGATGCCATGGAGATGTTCATTGAGGGCAGAGAGTATAAAGAT ATGTGGAGGTCTCAATTTGAGCCGTTTATAGAAAAAGCAGTAGCTCTTCATTTCTCAGTGGATCCCGTGGGTACCGACGTCATGTGA
- the LOC104700213 gene encoding uncharacterized TPR repeat-containing protein At2g32450-like, whose amino-acid sequence MTTRGSRSEKVKRIFQQFDMNRDGGLSREEMSSLVVAVNPRVKFSDEQISAILDEVFRTYAEFIDGDKGLTFDGLLRTYDDGAGDVDRDFDALGIEFNNADETTKGGGSEASSSSITDERAVEAQKQQRTAAWAVSPNHGIVFDETWKLVDDLEILVKRLKSKQEKDGKLKADGNNNNNVDAFSDAGWSRELGPSSDISDKRTYWEESSHDYSVFVKELGVLRSKADGARSREEAFDGHMAIGRVLYEHQLFKEALVSFKRACELQPTDVRPHFKAGNCLYVLGKYKESKDEFLLALEAAESGGNQWAYLLPQIYVNLGISLEGEGMVLSACEYYREAAILCPTHYRALKLLGSALFGVGEYRAAVKALEEAIYLKPDYADAHCDLASSLHAMGEDERAIEVFQRAIDLKPGHVDALYNLGALYMDLGRFQRASEMYTRVLAVWPNHWRAQLNKAVSLLGAGETEDAKRALKEALKMTNRVELHDAISHLKHLQKKKVKNGNNVNEEGPFIVVEPSKFKTVGEKTTLRPDLAVALQIRAFQRVTRLWKCDVEALRREMRDNIVPVSYSGNGGPTKSIRRPNLEEILRRLLNVLKPETFQGAVKAINEKILSVLDDSRSGRVDLGMFYAVIAPLCGGHPDKRKRVAFDALLWRPVNEGSSQITKMEAVRYIKLLRAIYIPSQGMSEMLEVHGGETEDTSTVTFNQFLGMYDDSEWGFGIMSTVVKLETRDRNRHGNQVCSVCRYPVIGSRFKEMKTGFSLCNQCYSEGKIPPTFKQQEEYKFREYGSEVEAMKAKCVCFSMQSHKKPIVT is encoded by the coding sequence atgacgACGAGAGGAAGCAGATCGGAGAAAGTGAAGAGAATTTTTCAACAATTCGACATGAATCGTGACGGTGGGTTAAGCCGTGAAGAGATGTCGTCTCTCGTCGTAGCTGTAAACCCTAGGGTTAAATTCAGCGACGAACAAATCAGCGCGATTCTCGACGAAGTCTTTCGTACCTACGCTGAGTTCATCGACGGTGATAAAGGTTTGACCTTTGACGGTCTTCTCCGTACTTACGACGACGGAGCCGGAGATGTTGATCGTGATTTCGACGCTTTGGGGATTGAGTTCAACAACGCCGATGAGACGACAAAGGGTGGCGGCTCGGAggcttcgtcttcttcgattACTGATGAGAGAGCTGTTGAGGCCCAGAAGCAGCAGAGGACGGCTGCTTGGGCTGTTTCTCCCAACCATGGAATCGTTTTCGATGAGACGTGGAAGCTTGTTGATGATTTGGAGATTCTTGTGAAGAGGTTGAAGTCTAAGCAGGAGAAAGATGGGAAATTGAAAGCGGATGGTAACAATAATAACAATGTGGATGCGTTTTCTGATGCTGGATGGTCTAGAGAGTTAGGTCCGTCTTCGGATATTTCTGATAAGAGAACCTATTGGGAAGAATCGAGTCATGATTACTCTGTGTTTGTGAAGGAGTTAGGAGTGTTGAGAAGTAAAGCTGACGGTGCTAGATCAAGAGAAGAAGCTTTTGATGGACATATGGCTATTGGTAGGGTTTTGTATGAGCATCAGTTGTTTAAAGAAGCTCTTGTTAGCTTCAAGAGAGCTTGTGAGTTGCAGCCGACGGATGTGAGACCTCATTTCAAAGCTGGGAATTGTCTTTATGTGTTGGGTAAGTATAAAGAGTCGAAAGATGAGTTTTTGTTGGCCTTGGAAGCTGCAGAGTCTGGTGGGAATCAATGGGCTTACTTGCTTCCTCAGATTTATGTTAATCTTGGTATCTCTCTTGAAGGTGAAGGTATGGTTTTGAGTGCTTGTGAGTATTATAGAGAGGCTGCGATACTTTGTCCAACGCATTATAGAGCTTTGAAGCTTTTAGGTAGTGCTCTGTTCGGTGTAGGAGAGTATAGAGCTGCTGTGAAGGCTTTAGAGGAAGCTATATATTTAAAACCGGATTATGCGGATGCGCATTGTGATTTGGCTTCGTCGCTTCATGCTATGGGTGAGGATGAGAGGGCTATTGAGGTGTTCCAGAGAGCTATAGATTTGAAACCTGGTCATGTTGATGCTCTTTATAACCTCGGTGCGCTTTATATGGATTTGGGTAGGTTTCAGAGAGCTTCAGAGATGTACACTAGAGTTTTAGCTGTGTGGCCTAACCATTGGAGGGCTCAGTTAAACAAGGCTGTGTCCCTGTTGGGTGCTGGAGAGACCGAAGATGCTAAAAGGGCTTTGAAAGAGGCTCTGAAAATGACAAACCGAGTTGAATTGCACGATGCGATATCTCATCTGAAACATTTGCAGAAGAAAAAGGTCAAAAATGGTAATAATGTGAACGAAGAAGGTCCCTTCATCGTTGTGGAACCTTCCAAGTTCAAGACGGTAGGCGAGAAGACTACTTTAAGGCCAGATTTAGCCGTAGCTCTTCAAATTAGAGCCTTCCAGAGAGTTACAAGGCTTTGGAAATGCGATGTTGAAGCATtaagaagagagatgagagacAACATTGTTCCTGTATCTTATTCAGGCAATGGAGGACCAACAAAATCTATAAGGAGACCAAACTTAGAAGAGATTCTCCGGCGTCTGCTTAATGTCCTGAAACCTGAAACTTTTCAAGGAGCGGTCAAGGCCATAAACGAGAAAATCCTCTCAGTGCTCGATGATTCAAGGTCGGGAAGAGTTGATTTAGGAATGTTTTACGCGGTGATTGCTCCTTTATGCGGTGGCCATCCAGACAAAAGGAAAAGAGTTGCATTCGATGCGCTTCTTTGGAGACCTGTAAACGAAGGAAGCTCTCAGATTACAAAGATGGAAGCCGTTAGATACATCAAACTCTTGAGAGCTATCTACATACCGTCACAAGGAATGAGCGAAATGTTAGAAGTCCATGGAGGAGAAACGGAGGATACTTCAACGGTAACGTTCAACCAGTTTCTAGGGATGTACGATGATTCAGAGTGGGGGTTTGGTATCATGTCAACTGTTGTGAAACTCGAAACAAGAGATAGGAATCGACATGGGAACCAGGTTTGTTCGGTTTGTAGGTATCCGGTTATCGGGTCTCGGTTTAAGGAAATGAAAACCGGGTTTAGCCTATGTAACCAATGTTACAGCGAAGGGAAAATTCCTCCAACGTTTAAACAGCAGGAGGAGTATAAATTCAGAGAGTATGGGAGTGAAGTGGAAGCCATGAAAGCTAAGTGTGTTTGTTTTTCAATGCAGTCTCATAAAAAACCAATAGtcacttga
- the LOC104700212 gene encoding transcription factor GAMYB-like yields the protein MASQLPGRTDNEIKNYWNTRMKRRQRAGLPLYPHDTHQHHQGIDDNDDNDEFEFDLSSFQFQNQDLLHHNQQNMIQYTNSSNTSSSISSSSFSSSSSQPSKKMRPNDPLVSTNPGLNLIPDSPMNFQMFSLYNNSLETDNINSHFGFSLPLSSSSSSNEFCNPNHILEFISENSDTSNYHKKDIDALSYSSLLMGDHEMRPSSFPLGLENTVLELPSNQTTIDSFSSNPIPDNGVHLEPPAGNSGLLDALLEESQALSRGGLFKDVRVSSSDLCKVQEERMKMDFENRLTDHLNSSHQSSLGANPKIHKYNEPTMVKATVDDDDDLLMSLLNNFPSTTTPLPDWYRMTEIQNEASYLAPPSGSILMGTYQGNSREEEPATVSPSSSVDPMASLGTCYWSNMPRIC from the exons ATGGCTTCTcag TTACCAGGACGAACAGATAACGAGATTAAGAATTATTGGAACACAAGGATGAAGAGAAGACAACGAGCTGGTTTGCCTTTATACCCTCATGACACTCATCAGCATCATCAAGGGATTGATGATAACGATGATAatgatgagtttgagtttgatcTAAGTTCCTTTCAGTTCCAAAACcaagatcttcttcatcataaCCAACAAAACATGATTCAATACACTAATTCTTCTAATACTTCATCATCTATATCCTCTTCTtcgttctcttcttcctcttctcaacCTTCCAAAAAGATGCGTCCTAATGATCCCTTAGTCTCTACTAATCCTGGCCTAAACCTGATCCCCGATTCACCGATGAATTTTCAAATGTTCTCTCTTTACAACAATAGCCTTGAGACTGACAATATTAATAGCCACTTtggtttctctcttcctttgtcCTCATCGTCTTCGTCCAACGAGTTTTGCAATCCCAACCACATCCTTGAGTTCATCTCTGAGAATTCGGACACAAGCAATTACCATAAGAAAGACATCGATGCTTTGAGTTACAGTTCATTGCTTATGGGAGACCATGAGATGAGACCGAGTTCTTTCCCTTTAGGACTAGAAAATACTGTCCTAGAGCTTCCTTCAAACCAAACAACGATCGATTCGTTCAGTTCTAATCCTATTCCCGACAATGGTGTCCATCTTGAGCCACCTGCGGGAAACAGTGGACTGCTTGATGCCCTTTTGGAGGAGTCTCAAGCCTTATCTCGTGGCGGACTCTTCAAGGACGTTAGGGTTTCCTCAAGTGATCTATGTAAAGTTCAAGAGGAGAGGATGAAGATGGACTTTGAGAATCGGTTAACAGATCATCTTAACTCTTCTCATCAATCATCACTCG GAGCAAACCCTAAAATTCACAAGTACAATGAGccaacaatggtgaaagcaacggtggatgatgatgacgacttATTGATGAGCCTTCTCAACAACTTCCCTTCAACAACGACACCGTTGCCTGATTGGTACCGGATGACGGAAATCCAAAACGAAGCCTCATATCTTGCCCCACCGAGCGGATCAATTCTTATGGGAACTTATCAAGGTAACAGCAGGGAGGAGGAACCAGCCACGGTGTCGCCTTCGTCCAGTGTAGATCCAATGGCCTCGTTGGGGACATGCTATTGGAGCAACATGCCTAGAATTTGTTAA